GCCGGGCACCTGGACGACATCGCCCTCGGCCAGGCCGGAGGTGACCTCGGTGACCAGGCCGGAGGTCTCACCGGTCTCGACGGTGACCCGCTCGGTGGCGCCCGTGGTGCTGTCGGTGACCTTCTCGACGTACGTCGTGTCGCCGTCGGTCCGGAGCGCCCGGCTGTCGACGGTGAGGACGTCGGCGCGCTGGCTGACGACGACGGCGACGTCGGCGGAGGTGCCGGCGTAGAGGTCGTCGCGCTCGCCCGTCACCTCGATCGTCACGGGGAAGGCCGCGGCTCCGGAGGAGTCGGTCTCGGCGACGAGGCCGACCTCGGCGACCGTGCCGTAGACCGTCTCGTCGATCCCGCTCACCGTGACCTCGGCCTGCATGCCCTTCTCGACCTTCTCCACGTCGCTGCTGGAGACGGTGGCGTCGACGACGAAGTGCCCGGTCGAGACGACGGTGATCGTGCCGCTGGAGGTGTCGCTGCCCGTCGAGGTGGACGTCGTGCCGGTGCTGGGCTGGCCCGACCCGCTCGAGCCGGCGCTGTCGCCGACCTCGATGCCGACATCGGTCACCGTGCCGGCGATGGTCGAGCGGAGGACCGCGTCGTCGACGGCGTCCTGCGCCTCGGCGAGGCTCGACTCCGCGGCGAGGACCGCCGCCTCGTCGGCCGCCAACTGCACGTCGGAGGCACCGTCGGAGACGTGCTCGGACCGGGCGGACTCGGCAGCGTCCAGCGAGCTCTGCGCGGCCTCCAGCTCCGCCTGGAGCACGTCGTCGTCCACCCGCGCCAGCCGCTGGCCCTTCTTCACGGTGTCGCCGGGCTCGACGAGCACCCTGGTGACGGTGCCGCTGACGTCGAAGGAGAGGTCGGCGGTCGTCGCGGCCGCCACCGTGCCGCTGGCCGTCACGGTCTGCTTCAGCGTCTGCGTCGACACCGTCGCCGTCGTCGTGGACGCCGCGGCCGGCTCGTCGCCGCGCAGCAGCAGCCAGGCCCCGGCGAGGCCGGCGACGACCACCAGCGCGGAGAGGACCAGGACCAGTCGCCGGGGCCGGCGCCACGGCGGACGCACCCGGTGCAGCAGCTTTCTCATCACGGCCCCGACCCTGTCGGCCGCGACTGTGCCGTCCGTCTGGTCGACCTATGAGGACGCTGTGAGCCGCACCCGTACGACGGTGTCGCCCGGCACGCTGGCCAGCGTCACGTGGCCGCCGTGCGCCGCCACGATGGCCTGCACCAGCGCCAGGCCGAGGCCGACGCCGTCCGACCGGTGCCGGGATGCGTCGCCGCGGGTGAACCGCTCGAACGCCGTACCGACGAGGTCGGCGGGGAAGCCGGGGCCGTCGTCGTGGACGTCGAAGCCGTCGGGCCGTGCGGTCACCGTGACCACGGTGCCGGCCGGGGTGTACTTGCGGGCGTTGCCCAGCAGGTTGGTGACCACCTGGTGCAGGCGGTGCCGGTCACCGGTCACCTCGATCGGCTCGCCGTCGTCGGGCAGCACGATCTGCCACCGGTGGTCCGGCGCGACGACGCGGGCGTCGTCGACCGCCTCGAGCAGCAGCCGGGTCAGGTCGACGGGCTCGGCCTCGAGCGGCCGGCCGGCGTCGAGGCGCGCCAGCAGCAGCAGGTCCTCGACGAGCGCGGTCATCCGGCCCGCCTCCTCCTGCACCTTGGCCAGCGCGACCGCCGCCGTGTCCGCGTCGCCCTGCCTGCGCGCGAGCTCGGTGTAGCCGGCGATGGTGGTCAGCGGGGTGCGCAGCTCGTGCGAGGCGTCGGCGACGAACTGCCGCACCTGCTGCTCGCTGCGGTGCCGGGCCGACAGCGACGACTCGACGTGCGCGAGCAGCTGGTTGAGCGCGAGGCCGACCTGGCCTGCCTCGGTGCGTGGGTCGGTCAGGTGGGCCGGCACCCGTTCGGTGACGCCGATCTCGCCCTCGTCGAGAGGCAGCTCGGCCACGGCGTGGGCGGTGGCGGCGACCTCGGTCAGCGGCCGCAGCTGGCGTCGTACGACGGCCGTGCCGGCCAGCGCCGCGGCGAGGATCCCGAGCAGGGCGAGCGCGACCTCCCACCGGACCAGGGAGAGGGTGGCCTCGTCGACGTCGTCGGTCGGGAGGCCGCTGACAACCGTCTCCCCGGAGCCCTGCACCCGCGCGACCACGCGATAGCTGCCCAGTCCCGGCAGGTCGAGCGTCCGCGCGTCACGCGACGTGCTGTCCCTCAGCACGTCCATGGCCGAGCTGGACAGCGCGACGGGCTCGTAGCCGTCAGTGGTGTCTGCGAGCACGAAGCCGCGCTCGCCCGCGTCCGAGAAGACCGCGGTGATCGAATGCGGCTCCCCGAAGAAGCTCGGCCCGTTGCGGTCGGGCATGTCGTCGGGCAGGAACCGCGGGAGCGCGCCCCTGCCGGGCACACGGTCTACTGCCGCACGGACGTCGTTGTCGAGCCGGTCCATCAACCAGGCCCGCATCCCGAGGGTGGTGACCGCACCGATGAGCAGCGAGACCACCGCGACCAGCGCGACGGCGGTCACGACCAGCCGCGAGGTGAGCGAGCGCGGGAGGAGGCGCGGCATCAGCCCGCCGGCTTCAGCACGTAGCCCGCGCCCCGCATGGTGTGGATCATCGGCTCGCGACCGGCGTCGATCTTCTTGCGCAGGTAGGAGATGTAGAGCTCGACGACATTGGCCTGGCCGCCGAAGTCGTAGTTCCACACCCGGTCGAGGATCTGCGCCTTGCTCAGCACGCGGCGCGGGTTGCGCATCAGGTAGCGCAGCAGCTCGAACTCGGTGTGGGTGAGGCTGACCTGGTCGCCGCCACGGGTCACCTCGTGGCTGTCCTCGTCGAGGACGAGGTCGCCGACGACGAGCGTCGAGCGGCTCTGCTCGACGGCCGAGCCGGCACGCCGGACCAGGGCCCGCAGCCGGGCCACGAGCTCCTCCAGCGAGAACGGCTTGGTCACGTAGTCGTCGCCACCGGCGGTCAGGCCGGCGACCCGGTCCTCCACGGCGTCGCGGGCGGTGAGGAAGAGGACCGGGACCGACGGGTCGTCGGCACGGATCCGACGCAGGACCTCCATGCCGTCGTAGTCGGGCAGCATCATGTCGAGGACCACGACGTCAGGGCCCTGCCCGCGCACCGCCGCGACCGCCTCGCCGCCGGTGTGGGCGGTCTCCACCGCCCAGCCCTCGTAGCGCAGCGCCATCGCGACGAGCTCGGCGATGTTGACCTCGTCGTCGACGACGAGGGCGCGCAGCGGGGTTCCGTCCGGGCGGGTGGCGGTCTCGGTCATGGTCACAGACTGTGCCACCAACCTGTGCCGTTGCTGTGAGTCGCTTGTGCGGGAGGAAAGGACTTCCATCGCTGGGCCACAGGTTCGCCACAGGAGTCGCGCGCATGCTGCTGGCATGAGCGACGACGAGAAGCCCGCGCCCCAGGGCGCTCCCGAGCAGGCCGCCCCGCCGGTCCCGGCTGCCGAGCCGGTCGCGGCCGCCGAGCCGGTGCCGGCGGCCGGCCCCGTCCCGACGAAGGTCCGGTGGCGCGAGCGCGCCTTCACGCTCCGCTCGCTCGTGGCCGTCGCCCTCGCCGGGGTGGTCATCGGCGCCGGCGCAGGGGTCGCGACGACGCTGCTGGTCGACGACGACCACGGCGACGGACCGGGCCGGCACTGGATGGACGGTCCCGGCCGGGGCGGCTTCCCCGGGCCGGGTGGCCCCGGCCGGGGCGACCGGCCGGACTTCGTGCCCCCGGGCCAGCAGCAGGACCAGCCGCAGGACCAGCAACAGGACGACCAGAGTCCGAGCACCAGCTGACGCCTACCAGCCGTACGCCGCCCGGATGGCCTTCCAGTACGCGCTGGTCGTGCGCCGGTTGGTGCCGGCGTCCGCGGCGAGGCCGTCGGGCAACGGCGTGCGGCACGACGCGCCGCTGCAGTCCTTGAGCTGCGTCCACAGCCCGTCCATCGTCGCGCGGACGGCGGCGTACGCCGGGTCGGCGTAGACGTTGCGGTCCTGGCGGGGGTCGAGGAGGAGGTCGTACAGCTCGCCCCCGTCGCGGTAGCGGGTGAAGCTGTAGCGCGAGGTGCGGATGCCGATGCTGGAGCGGCGGTCGGTGAAGTCGGGGTTGCGCCCCCGGGCGGTGTTGATCGCCTCGGTCACGATCGGGGTCGACCAGCCCCGGTCGCCGTACAGCATCGAGCGCCAGCGGCTGACGCCGTCGGCCGTGCGGGGCGCGCTGGCGTCGGCCGCGTCGAGCAGGGTCGCGGTCAGGTCGACGGTGGAGACCGGGTCGTAGCGCCGCTCCCCCGTCCGCATGCCCGGGCCGGTCACCAGCAGCGGCACCCGCAGCGACGGCTCGTGGGCGAAGACCTTGCGCATCGCCATGTCGTGCTCGCCGAGGATCAGGCCGTTGTCGGAGGTGAACACGAAGACCGTGTCGGCCCACTCCCCCGACCGCTTCAGCTCCCGGACGAGCCGGCCGATGTTGCGGTCCATCACGTAGACCGCCTCGGCCCGCTGCCGGGTCGCCCGCAGGATCGCTCGCCGCGCCCGTGGCCCGAGGTGGTCGGAGCGGGCCAGGATCGAGGGCGGCTTGTCGCTGAGGTCGCGCTCGATCGGCTCACCGGTGCGGGCGACGCCGGAGGCGCGCCGGACCAGGTCGTCGAAGCGGCCCTTGACCCAGTTCGGGCGGGCCGGGGTGACCACCTCGATGAGGTTGTCCTCCGTCCCCCGCACGTCGCGCGGGTCGTCGGACTCGAAGGGCGCGCCGTGGTGGGGCGCGACGTAGTTGACGTACATGAGGAACGGCGCGCGCCGGGCGGAGAAGCGCCGCGCCATCCCGACCGACAGGTCGCCCACGACATCGG
Above is a genomic segment from Nocardioides aromaticivorans containing:
- a CDS encoding efflux RND transporter periplasmic adaptor subunit encodes the protein MRKLLHRVRPPWRRPRRLVLVLSALVVVAGLAGAWLLLRGDEPAAASTTTATVSTQTLKQTVTASGTVAAATTADLSFDVSGTVTRVLVEPGDTVKKGQRLARVDDDVLQAELEAAQSSLDAAESARSEHVSDGASDVQLAADEAAVLAAESSLAEAQDAVDDAVLRSTIAGTVTDVGIEVGDSAGSSGSGQPSTGTTSTSTGSDTSSGTITVVSTGHFVVDATVSSSDVEKVEKGMQAEVTVSGIDETVYGTVAEVGLVAETDSSGAAAFPVTIEVTGERDDLYAGTSADVAVVVSQRADVLTVDSRALRTDGDTTYVEKVTDSTTGATERVTVETGETSGLVTEVTSGLAEGDVVQVPGFAGPGGSGGDEQMQEFQRQMQERMQDGGGFPGGGQGGFPGAPQ
- a CDS encoding sensor histidine kinase, with product MPRLLPRSLTSRLVVTAVALVAVVSLLIGAVTTLGMRAWLMDRLDNDVRAAVDRVPGRGALPRFLPDDMPDRNGPSFFGEPHSITAVFSDAGERGFVLADTTDGYEPVALSSSAMDVLRDSTSRDARTLDLPGLGSYRVVARVQGSGETVVSGLPTDDVDEATLSLVRWEVALALLGILAAALAGTAVVRRQLRPLTEVAATAHAVAELPLDEGEIGVTERVPAHLTDPRTEAGQVGLALNQLLAHVESSLSARHRSEQQVRQFVADASHELRTPLTTIAGYTELARRQGDADTAAVALAKVQEEAGRMTALVEDLLLLARLDAGRPLEAEPVDLTRLLLEAVDDARVVAPDHRWQIVLPDDGEPIEVTGDRHRLHQVVTNLLGNARKYTPAGTVVTVTARPDGFDVHDDGPGFPADLVGTAFERFTRGDASRHRSDGVGLGLALVQAIVAAHGGHVTLASVPGDTVVRVRLTASS
- a CDS encoding response regulator transcription factor, translated to MTETATRPDGTPLRALVVDDEVNIAELVAMALRYEGWAVETAHTGGEAVAAVRGQGPDVVVLDMMLPDYDGMEVLRRIRADDPSVPVLFLTARDAVEDRVAGLTAGGDDYVTKPFSLEELVARLRALVRRAGSAVEQSRSTLVVGDLVLDEDSHEVTRGGDQVSLTHTEFELLRYLMRNPRRVLSKAQILDRVWNYDFGGQANVVELYISYLRKKIDAGREPMIHTMRGAGYVLKPAG
- a CDS encoding sulfatase-like hydrolase/transferase, which gives rise to MPANRLRPVLVAVVLLVALVAASTAATMPGSAPEAGAPARARVGVPDPAPREVPPPRRPNVVVVMADDMRVDDLTFAPNLRRLVARQGLTYENAFSPYPLCCPARASFLTGRYAHNHEVYWHDAPYGYGSFDDSRTLATSMRAEGYRTGFIGKYLNGYGGDRSRVSGELSTRYVPNGWTDWRAAIENNGRGEYGGGTYNYFNTPFNVNGRVVTDYRGRYQSDVVGDLSVGMARRFSARRAPFLMYVNYVAPHHGAPFESDDPRDVRGTEDNLIEVVTPARPNWVKGRFDDLVRRASGVARTGEPIERDLSDKPPSILARSDHLGPRARRAILRATRQRAEAVYVMDRNIGRLVRELKRSGEWADTVFVFTSDNGLILGEHDMAMRKVFAHEPSLRVPLLVTGPGMRTGERRYDPVSTVDLTATLLDAADASAPRTADGVSRWRSMLYGDRGWSTPIVTEAINTARGRNPDFTDRRSSIGIRTSRYSFTRYRDGGELYDLLLDPRQDRNVYADPAYAAVRATMDGLWTQLKDCSGASCRTPLPDGLAADAGTNRRTTSAYWKAIRAAYGW